One Panthera leo isolate Ple1 chromosome B1, P.leo_Ple1_pat1.1, whole genome shotgun sequence DNA window includes the following coding sequences:
- the CXCL8 gene encoding interleukin-8 has product MKAPCVNMTSKLVVAILAAFMLSAALCEAAVVSRISSELRCQCIKTHSTPFNPKLIKELTVIDSGPHCENSEIIVKLVSGNEVCLDPKQKWVQKVVEIFLKKAEKQNA; this is encoded by the exons ATGAAAGCACCTTGCGTCAACATGACTTCCAAGCTGGTTGTTGCTATCTTAGCAGCTTTTATGCTTTCTGCAGCTCTGTGTGAAG ctgCAGTTGTGTCAAGAATTAGTTCAGAACTTCGATGCCAGTGCATAAAAACTCATTCCACACCTTTCAATCCCAAATTAATCAAAGAACTGACAGTGATTGACAGTGGCCCACACTGTGAAAACTCAGAAATCAT TGTAAAGCTCGTCAGTGGAAATGAGGTGTGCCTGGACCCCAAGCAAAAGTGGGTGCAGAAGGTTGTGGAGATATTTTTGAAGAA aGCTGAGAAAcaaaatgcataa